The Prunus persica cultivar Lovell chromosome G8, Prunus_persica_NCBIv2, whole genome shotgun sequence genome includes a region encoding these proteins:
- the LOC18766686 gene encoding ACT domain-containing protein ACR3 isoform X1: MARVCWPYFDPEYENLSTRINPPRVSIDNSSCSDCTLVKVDSVNKPGILLEVVQILTDLDLIITKAYISSDGGWFMDVFHVTDQQGKKLADSKTIDYIEKALGPKGHITDVLKAWPGKRVGVHSVGDHTAIELIGRDRPGLLSEISAVLANLHFNVVAAEVWTHNRRIACVVYVNDNSTCQPVDDPNRLSTMEEQLKNILRGCEDDEKVGRTSFSMGFTHVDRRLHQMLFADRDYEGGGLANEVDDYPPCFQPKITIERCEEKGYSVVSVRCKDRAKLMFDIVCTLTDMQYVVFHATISSDGPYASQEYFIRHMDGCTLDTEGEKERVIKCIDAAIRRRVSEVSNYHEIQDLRLELCAKDRVGLLSEVTRILRENGLSVTRAGVTTIGEQAMNVFYVRDSSGNPVDIKTIEALRKEIGHTTMFNVKKVPTSSKAPETKGWGKTSFFFGNLLERFLA, encoded by the exons ATGGCTAGAGTTTGCTGGCCATACTTTGATCCTGAGTATGAGAACCTGAGCACAAGAATCAATCCCCCAAG GGTATCCATAGACAACTCTAGCTGCAGTGACTGTACTCTAGTCAAG GTCGATAGTGTCAACAAACCCGGAATTCTGCTTGAAGTCGTGCAAATCTTGACAGACCTTGACCTCATAATCACCAAAGCCTACATCTCCTCTGATGGCGGATGGTTCATGGACG TATTTCATGTCACGGATcaacaaggaaaaaaacttGCAGACAGCAAAACCATTGACTACATAGAGAAG GCTTTAGGACCAAAGGGCCATATCACAGATGTACTGAAGGCCTGGCCAGGAAAACGGGTTGGAGTGCACTCTGTTGGTGATCACACAGCCATTGAGCTCATTGGCAGAGACCGGCCAGGCCTCTTATCCGAGATCTCTGCTGTCCTTGCCAATCTTCACTTTAATGTAGTTGCTGCTGAAGTATGGACACACAATAGAAGAATAGCCTGCGTTGTGTATGTCAACGATAATTCTACATGCCAACCTGTGGATGATCCAAACAGATTATCTACTATGGAAGAGCAACTCAAGAACATCCTGCGTGGGTGTGAGGATGATGAGAAAGTTGGTCGTACAAGCTTCTCTATGGGGTTCACCCATGTTGATAGGCGGCTACACCAGATGTTGTTTGCTGATAGGGATTATGAGGGTGGTGGACTAGCAAATGAAGTTGATGACTATCCTCCCTGCTTCCAACCGAAGATCACGATTGAGCGTTGTGAAGAAAAAGGATACTCAGTGGTCAGCGTCCGGTGCAAAGACCGCGCAAAGCTCATGTTTGATATTGTATGCACACTCACAGATATGCAATATGTTGTTTTCCATGCCACCATTTCATCTGATGGACCGTACGCATCACAG GAGTATTTTATTCGTCACATGGATGGTTGCACCCTTGATACTGAAGGAGAGAAGGAAAGGGTTATCAAATGTATTGACGCTGCAATTCGGAGACGAGTAAGCGAG GTATCAAATTACCATGAAATTCAGGATCTAAGGCTAGAGCTATGTGCAAAGGATAGAGTAGGCTTGCTATCTGAAGTTACAAGGATCCTGAGGGAGAATGGGTTGTCAGTAACAAGAGCAGGCGTCACAACTATTGGGGAGCAAGCAATGAATGTCTTTTATGTTAGAGATTCTTCAGGCAATCCAGTGGACATAAAGACGATCGAAGCACTTCGTAAAGAAATCGGGCACACAACGATGTTCAATGTGAAGAAAGTACCAACAAGTTCTAAGGCACCTGAGACGAAGGGATGGGGCaagacaagcttcttctttgGGAACTTGTTAGAGAGGTTCTTGGCTTGA
- the LOC18766686 gene encoding ACT domain-containing protein ACR3 isoform X3 — MDVFHVTDQQGKKLADSKTIDYIEKALGPKGHITDVLKAWPGKRVGVHSVGDHTAIELIGRDRPGLLSEISAVLANLHFNVVAAEVWTHNRRIACVVYVNDNSTCQPVDDPNRLSTMEEQLKNILRGCEDDEKVGRTSFSMGFTHVDRRLHQMLFADRDYEGGGLANEVDDYPPCFQPKITIERCEEKGYSVVSVRCKDRAKLMFDIVCTLTDMQYVVFHATISSDGPYASQEYFIRHMDGCTLDTEGEKERVIKCIDAAIRRRVSEVSNYHEIQDLRLELCAKDRVGLLSEVTRILRENGLSVTRAGVTTIGEQAMNVFYVRDSSGNPVDIKTIEALRKEIGHTTMFNVKKVPTSSKAPETKGWGKTSFFFGNLLERFLA; from the exons ATGGACG TATTTCATGTCACGGATcaacaaggaaaaaaacttGCAGACAGCAAAACCATTGACTACATAGAGAAG GCTTTAGGACCAAAGGGCCATATCACAGATGTACTGAAGGCCTGGCCAGGAAAACGGGTTGGAGTGCACTCTGTTGGTGATCACACAGCCATTGAGCTCATTGGCAGAGACCGGCCAGGCCTCTTATCCGAGATCTCTGCTGTCCTTGCCAATCTTCACTTTAATGTAGTTGCTGCTGAAGTATGGACACACAATAGAAGAATAGCCTGCGTTGTGTATGTCAACGATAATTCTACATGCCAACCTGTGGATGATCCAAACAGATTATCTACTATGGAAGAGCAACTCAAGAACATCCTGCGTGGGTGTGAGGATGATGAGAAAGTTGGTCGTACAAGCTTCTCTATGGGGTTCACCCATGTTGATAGGCGGCTACACCAGATGTTGTTTGCTGATAGGGATTATGAGGGTGGTGGACTAGCAAATGAAGTTGATGACTATCCTCCCTGCTTCCAACCGAAGATCACGATTGAGCGTTGTGAAGAAAAAGGATACTCAGTGGTCAGCGTCCGGTGCAAAGACCGCGCAAAGCTCATGTTTGATATTGTATGCACACTCACAGATATGCAATATGTTGTTTTCCATGCCACCATTTCATCTGATGGACCGTACGCATCACAG GAGTATTTTATTCGTCACATGGATGGTTGCACCCTTGATACTGAAGGAGAGAAGGAAAGGGTTATCAAATGTATTGACGCTGCAATTCGGAGACGAGTAAGCGAG GTATCAAATTACCATGAAATTCAGGATCTAAGGCTAGAGCTATGTGCAAAGGATAGAGTAGGCTTGCTATCTGAAGTTACAAGGATCCTGAGGGAGAATGGGTTGTCAGTAACAAGAGCAGGCGTCACAACTATTGGGGAGCAAGCAATGAATGTCTTTTATGTTAGAGATTCTTCAGGCAATCCAGTGGACATAAAGACGATCGAAGCACTTCGTAAAGAAATCGGGCACACAACGATGTTCAATGTGAAGAAAGTACCAACAAGTTCTAAGGCACCTGAGACGAAGGGATGGGGCaagacaagcttcttctttgGGAACTTGTTAGAGAGGTTCTTGGCTTGA
- the LOC18766686 gene encoding ACT domain-containing protein ACR3 isoform X2 has translation MARVCWPYFDPEYENLSTRINPPRVSIDNSSCSDCTLVKVDSVNKPGILLEVVQILTDLDLIITKAYISSDGGWFMDVFHVTDQQGKKLADSKTIDYIEKALGPKGHITDVLKAWPGKRVGVHSVGDHTAIELIGRDRPGLLSEISAVLANLHFNVVAAEVWTHNRRIACVVYVNDNSTCQPVDDPNRLSTMEEQLKNILRGCEDDEKVGRTSFSMGFTHVDRRLHQMLFADRDYEGGGLANEVDDYPPCFQPKITIERCEEKGYSVVSVRCKDRAKLMFDIVCTLTDMQYVVFHATISSDGPYASQEYFIRHMDGCTLDTEGEKERVIKCIDAAIRRRVSEDLRLELCAKDRVGLLSEVTRILRENGLSVTRAGVTTIGEQAMNVFYVRDSSGNPVDIKTIEALRKEIGHTTMFNVKKVPTSSKAPETKGWGKTSFFFGNLLERFLA, from the exons ATGGCTAGAGTTTGCTGGCCATACTTTGATCCTGAGTATGAGAACCTGAGCACAAGAATCAATCCCCCAAG GGTATCCATAGACAACTCTAGCTGCAGTGACTGTACTCTAGTCAAG GTCGATAGTGTCAACAAACCCGGAATTCTGCTTGAAGTCGTGCAAATCTTGACAGACCTTGACCTCATAATCACCAAAGCCTACATCTCCTCTGATGGCGGATGGTTCATGGACG TATTTCATGTCACGGATcaacaaggaaaaaaacttGCAGACAGCAAAACCATTGACTACATAGAGAAG GCTTTAGGACCAAAGGGCCATATCACAGATGTACTGAAGGCCTGGCCAGGAAAACGGGTTGGAGTGCACTCTGTTGGTGATCACACAGCCATTGAGCTCATTGGCAGAGACCGGCCAGGCCTCTTATCCGAGATCTCTGCTGTCCTTGCCAATCTTCACTTTAATGTAGTTGCTGCTGAAGTATGGACACACAATAGAAGAATAGCCTGCGTTGTGTATGTCAACGATAATTCTACATGCCAACCTGTGGATGATCCAAACAGATTATCTACTATGGAAGAGCAACTCAAGAACATCCTGCGTGGGTGTGAGGATGATGAGAAAGTTGGTCGTACAAGCTTCTCTATGGGGTTCACCCATGTTGATAGGCGGCTACACCAGATGTTGTTTGCTGATAGGGATTATGAGGGTGGTGGACTAGCAAATGAAGTTGATGACTATCCTCCCTGCTTCCAACCGAAGATCACGATTGAGCGTTGTGAAGAAAAAGGATACTCAGTGGTCAGCGTCCGGTGCAAAGACCGCGCAAAGCTCATGTTTGATATTGTATGCACACTCACAGATATGCAATATGTTGTTTTCCATGCCACCATTTCATCTGATGGACCGTACGCATCACAG GAGTATTTTATTCGTCACATGGATGGTTGCACCCTTGATACTGAAGGAGAGAAGGAAAGGGTTATCAAATGTATTGACGCTGCAATTCGGAGACGAGTAAGCGAG GATCTAAGGCTAGAGCTATGTGCAAAGGATAGAGTAGGCTTGCTATCTGAAGTTACAAGGATCCTGAGGGAGAATGGGTTGTCAGTAACAAGAGCAGGCGTCACAACTATTGGGGAGCAAGCAATGAATGTCTTTTATGTTAGAGATTCTTCAGGCAATCCAGTGGACATAAAGACGATCGAAGCACTTCGTAAAGAAATCGGGCACACAACGATGTTCAATGTGAAGAAAGTACCAACAAGTTCTAAGGCACCTGAGACGAAGGGATGGGGCaagacaagcttcttctttgGGAACTTGTTAGAGAGGTTCTTGGCTTGA